Proteins from one Bos taurus isolate L1 Dominette 01449 registration number 42190680 breed Hereford chromosome 7, ARS-UCD2.0, whole genome shotgun sequence genomic window:
- the SPRY4 gene encoding protein sprouty homolog 4 isoform X2: MEPPIPQSVPLTPSSVMVQPLLDSRTAHSRLQHPLTILPIDQMKTSHVENDYIDNPGLAPPSGPKRTRGGAPELAPTPARCDQDVTHHWISFSGRPSSVSSSSSTSSDQRLLDHMAPPPVADQASPRAVRIQPKAIHCKPLDLKGPAGPPELDKHFLLCEACGKCKCKECASPRTLPSCWVCNQECLCSAQTLVNYGTCMCLVQGIFYHCTNEDDEGSCADHPCSCSRSNCCARWSFMGALSLVLPCLLCYLPATGCVKLAQRGYDRLRRPGCRCKHTNSVICKAAAGDAKASRPDKPF; this comes from the coding sequence ATGGAGCCCCCGATCCCACAGAGCGTCCCCTTGACTCCCAGCTCAGTCATGGTCCAGCCCCTACTGGACAGCCGTACGGCCCACAGCCGGCTCCAGCACCCTCTCACCATCCTTCCCATCGACCAGATGAAGACCAGCCACGTGGAGAACGACTACATCGACAACCCTGGCCTGGCACCCCCCTCTGGCCCCAAGCGGACCCGGGGTGGAGCCCCAGAGCTGGCCCCAACCCCAGCCCGCTGTGACCAGGACGTCACCCACCACTGGATCTCCTTCAGCGGGCGCCCCAGCTctgtgagcagcagcagcagcacgtccTCTGACCAGCGCCTCTTAGACCACATGGCACCCCcacccgtggctgatcaggcctCCCCGAGGGCTGTGCGCATCCAGCCCAAGGCCATCCACTGCAAGCCGCTGGACCTTAAGGGCCCCGCTGGCCCCCCAGAGCTGGACAAGCACTTCTTGCTGTGCGAGGCCTGCGGGAAGTGTAAGTGCAAGGAGTGCGCGTCCCCCCGGACGTTGCCCTCCTGCTGGGTCTGCAACCAGGAGTGCCTGTGCTCGGCGCAGACACTGGTCAACTATGGCACCTGCATGTGCCTGGTGCAGGGCATCTTCTACCACTGCACCAACGAGGACGATGAGGGCTCCTGCGCCGACCACCCCTGCTCCTGCTCCCGCTCAAACTGCTGCGCCCGCTGGTCCTTCATGGGCGCCCTGTCCCTGGTGCTGCCCTGTCTGCTCTGCTACCTGCCCGCCACTGGCTGTGTGAAGCTGGCCCAGCGTGGCTACGACCGTCTGCGCCGCCCCGGATGCCGCTGCAAGCACACGAACAGCGTCATCTGCAAGGCAGCGGCTGGGGACGCCAAGGCCAGCAGACCGGACAAGCCTTTCTGA
- the SPRY4 gene encoding protein sprouty homolog 4 isoform X1: MLCNCLAVAFLSPASAGAKAPRPPRVPLYSGTELCQAPRLPAALGLWWGLKVRLHNARRVGAGGRGCVRRRDKSPAFPPSFLVVPGLTSPRRKKDRDGPLEACYSAHPRTSGPMEPPIPQSVPLTPSSVMVQPLLDSRTAHSRLQHPLTILPIDQMKTSHVENDYIDNPGLAPPSGPKRTRGGAPELAPTPARCDQDVTHHWISFSGRPSSVSSSSSTSSDQRLLDHMAPPPVADQASPRAVRIQPKAIHCKPLDLKGPAGPPELDKHFLLCEACGKCKCKECASPRTLPSCWVCNQECLCSAQTLVNYGTCMCLVQGIFYHCTNEDDEGSCADHPCSCSRSNCCARWSFMGALSLVLPCLLCYLPATGCVKLAQRGYDRLRRPGCRCKHTNSVICKAAAGDAKASRPDKPF; this comes from the exons ATGCTGTGCAACTGCCTTGCAGTTGCCTTCCTTTCCCCGGCCTCTGCAGGGGCCAAGGCTCCTCGGCCTCCTCGTGTCCCCCTATACTCTGGCACCGAATTGTGCCAGGCCCCGAGGCTCCCGGCCGCTCTGGGGCTGTGGTGGGGGCTGAAGGTGCGTTTACATAACGCCAGGCGTGTGGGAGCTGGAGGAAGAGGTTGCGTGCGTAGGAGAGATAAGTCTCCcgccttccctccttccttcttggtGGTACCAGGCTTGACATCACCGAGAAGAAAGAAGGACAGAGACG GGCCCCTAGAAGCCTGTTACTCCGCACATCCCAGGACCTCCGGCCCCATGGAGCCCCCGATCCCACAGAGCGTCCCCTTGACTCCCAGCTCAGTCATGGTCCAGCCCCTACTGGACAGCCGTACGGCCCACAGCCGGCTCCAGCACCCTCTCACCATCCTTCCCATCGACCAGATGAAGACCAGCCACGTGGAGAACGACTACATCGACAACCCTGGCCTGGCACCCCCCTCTGGCCCCAAGCGGACCCGGGGTGGAGCCCCAGAGCTGGCCCCAACCCCAGCCCGCTGTGACCAGGACGTCACCCACCACTGGATCTCCTTCAGCGGGCGCCCCAGCTctgtgagcagcagcagcagcacgtccTCTGACCAGCGCCTCTTAGACCACATGGCACCCCcacccgtggctgatcaggcctCCCCGAGGGCTGTGCGCATCCAGCCCAAGGCCATCCACTGCAAGCCGCTGGACCTTAAGGGCCCCGCTGGCCCCCCAGAGCTGGACAAGCACTTCTTGCTGTGCGAGGCCTGCGGGAAGTGTAAGTGCAAGGAGTGCGCGTCCCCCCGGACGTTGCCCTCCTGCTGGGTCTGCAACCAGGAGTGCCTGTGCTCGGCGCAGACACTGGTCAACTATGGCACCTGCATGTGCCTGGTGCAGGGCATCTTCTACCACTGCACCAACGAGGACGATGAGGGCTCCTGCGCCGACCACCCCTGCTCCTGCTCCCGCTCAAACTGCTGCGCCCGCTGGTCCTTCATGGGCGCCCTGTCCCTGGTGCTGCCCTGTCTGCTCTGCTACCTGCCCGCCACTGGCTGTGTGAAGCTGGCCCAGCGTGGCTACGACCGTCTGCGCCGCCCCGGATGCCGCTGCAAGCACACGAACAGCGTCATCTGCAAGGCAGCGGCTGGGGACGCCAAGGCCAGCAGACCGGACAAGCCTTTCTGA